A region of Denticeps clupeoides chromosome 19, fDenClu1.1, whole genome shotgun sequence DNA encodes the following proteins:
- the LOC114768873 gene encoding extracellular calcium-sensing receptor-like: MLITLVQAIRPICRLWREPEAPQLSMDGDVIIGGIFSFHNGWEELKPSFTSEPVHPRCKSLSLREFQNAQTMVFAIEEINNSTNLLPGIRLGYKIYDSCGSIEMAIRAALSLVNGREETNEIISCSKPDTVQTIIAETSSTPSIAISATVGPLHIPVISHFATCACLSDKNKHPSFFRTIPSDYYQSRALAQLVKSFGWTWVGALCSDNDYGKNGLTTFIKAALEQGVCIEYSEAFFRTNPREDILKIVDIIKASSSKVIVAFVSYSDMEVLLREIVLQNITGLQWIGSESWISDMNIATGEWQAILRGSMGFAIPKAKLKGLGEFLTNLPQSTPVPLYRELLETIFGCRLTTNGPANDSNICKGNERLSNVQNQYTDVSELQIANNVYKAVYAVAHVLHNMRFCQDDNLPSNDNCIQTSDSIEPWKVLELLKAVHFSTNTGEDVHFDRNGDPVARYDLLNWQQGKDSKTEFVTVGSYDASLPKQLQLSFNQSSIIWAQNKHQVPVSVCSENCLPGTRKAARKGKPVCCYDCLPCGEGEISNETDSISCFKCPLELWPNTKRNACILKFTEYLSFGEVMGIIIVTFSLLGASLTLSIAVVFYKNKDTPIVKANNSELSFLLLFSLKLCFLCSLTFIGQPSEWSCMLRHTAFGITFVLCISCVLGKTIVVLMAFRATLPGSNVMKWFGPTQQRLSVLGFTLIQVIICVLWLTVSPPFPHQNVELYKEKIILECKLGSAVGFWAVLGYIGLLAVLCFVLAFLARKLPDNFNEAKFITFSMLIFCAVWITFIPAYVSSPGKFTVAVEIFAILASSFGLLFCIFVPKCYIILLKPEKNNKRHMIGKMATKSL, translated from the exons ATGCTGATCACACTGGTACAAGCAATCCGCCCCATTTGCAGGCTGTGGAGAGAACCTGAAGCTCCACAACTAAGCATGGATGGAGATGTGATAATTGGAGGGATTTTCTCTTTCCACAATGGCTGGGAAGAGTTAAAACCCTCTTTCACATCAGAGCCAGTGCATCCACGCTGCAAGAG TTTAAGCCTCAGAGAATTTCAAAATGCTCAGACTATGGTGTTTGCTATTGAGGAAATAAACAACAGTACCAACCTCCTTCCCGGCATACGACTAGGATACAAGATTTATGACTCATGTGGCTCTATAGAAATGGCCATAAGAGCAGCCTTGTCTTTGGTCAATGGACGTGAAGAGACAAATGAAATTATATCTTGTTCTAAACCTGATACTGTGCAAACCATTATAGCAGAGACCTCATCTACCCCAAGCATTGCCATTTCTGCCACCGTAGGCCCTTTACATATACCAGTG ATAAGTCACTTTGCCACGTGTGCATGCCTGAGTGACAAAAACAAGCATCCGTCCTTCTTCAGAACTATTCCAAGTGACTATTACCAGAGCAGAGCTCTGGCCCAGTTAGTGAAAAGCTTTGGCTGGACCTGGGTCGGAGCTCTGTGCAGCGACAATGACTATGGGAAAAATGGGCTGACCACATTCATCAAAGCTGCATTGGAGCAAGGTGTTTGTATTGAGTATTCCGAAGCATTCTTCAGGACAAACCCGAGGGAGGACATTCTCAAAATAGTGGACATCATTAAAGCTTCCAGCTCAAAGGTCATTGTTGCATTTGTGTCCTACTCAGACATGGAGGTTCTGTTAAGAGAAATAGTCCTCCAGAACATCACTGGGTTGCAGTGGATAGGAAGTGAATCTTGGATTTCTGACATGAACATTGCAACAGGGGAATGGCAAGCCATTCTGAGAGGATCTATGGGATTTGCTATCCCTAAAGCTAAATTAAAAGGCCTAGGAGAATTTCTTACCAATCTACCACAGTCTACACCAGTTCCTCTTTACAGAGAATTGCTAGAGACAATATTTGGTTGTCGGCTGACCACAAATGGACCTGCAAATGACAGCAACATATGTAAAGGCAATGAACGGCTAAGCAATGTGCAAAACCAATACACTGATGTGTCTGAGCTGCAAATAGCAAATAATGTTTATAAAGCAGTTTATGCTGTTGCGCATGTCCTGCATAACATGAGGTTCTGCCAGGATGACAACTTGCCTTCCAATGACAACTGCATTCAAACCTCTGACAGTATAGAGCCGTGGAAG GTCCTTGAACTCTTAAAGGCAGTTCATTTCTCCACTAACACAGGGGAGGATGTGCATTTTGACAGAAATGGAGATCCCGTAGCTAGGTACGACCTGCTGAATTGGCAGCAAGGCAAAGACAGCAAAACTGAATTTGTTACTGTGGGTTCTTATGATGCCTCTTTGCCAAAGCAGCTACAGCTTTCTTTTAATCAAAGTAGCATTATCTGGGCTCAAAATAAGCACCAG GtacctgtatctgtgtgcagTGAGAACTGCCTTCCAGGCACCAGGAAGGCGGCTCGGAAAGGAAAGCCTGTCTGCTGCTATGACTGTCTGCcatgtggagaaggggagatCAGTAATGAGACAG atTCCATCAGTTGCTTTAAGTGTCCACTCGAACTATGGCCCAACACCAAAAGAAATGCATGTATATTAAAATTCACTGAATACCTCTCATTTGGAGAAGTAATGGGAATAAttattgttacattttcatTGCTTGGGGCATCACTAACCTTGTCTATAGCTGTAGTATTTTATAAGAACAAGGATACTCCAATAGTAAAAGCCAACAACTCAGAGTTGAGTTTTTTGCTTCTCTTTTCATTGAaactttgttttctttgttctctgACTTTTATTGGCCAGCCCTCTGAATGGTCCTGTATGCTGCGTCACACTGCATTTGGGAtcacatttgtcctctgtatctcCTGTGTTCTGGGGAAAACGATAGTTGTGTTAATGGCTTTCAGGGCTACACTTCCAGGCAGTAATGTCATGAAATGGTTTGGGCCTACACAACAGAGACTCAGTGTTTTGGGCTTCACTCTCATACAGGTTATTATTTGTGTCCTTTGGTTGACAGTTTCACCTCCTTTCCCTCATCAAAATGTAGAGCTTTACAAAGAAAAGATTATTTTAGAATGTAAATTGGGTTCAGCAGTTGGGTTCTGGGCCGTGTTGGGTTATATTGGCCTCCTGGCTGTCTTGTGCTTTGTTTTGGCTTTTCTGGCTCGTAAGCTGCCTGATAACTTTAATGAGGccaaattcatcacattcagcATGCTGATATTCTGTGCGGTCTGGATCACCTTTATCCCAGCTTATGTCAGCTCTCCTGGCAAGTTCACTGTAGCTGTGGAGATTTTTGCTATTTTAGCTTCTAGTTTTGGGTTATTATTCTGCATTTTTGTACCAAAATGTTACATAATTTTATtgaaaccagaaaaaaataacaaaaggcACATGATTGGTAAAATGGCAACAAAGTCACTTTAA
- the LOC114768870 gene encoding extracellular calcium-sensing receptor-like encodes MVWTYTTETKRPCLHSHTEQDPVMETFQEPPSIHKCKDFNFREFKFAQTVIFAIEEINQNPDILSGISLGYKIYNDCGTNNILRAAMTLVNGHRSKITTQTCSEPDTVQAIVGHSGSAPTIAFARVVGRFQIPVISHFATCACLSNRKAFPSFFRTIPSDYYQSRALAQLVKHFGWTWVGAISNGNAYGINGMASFMGAAHEEGLCIEYSEAFEETGPRKELLRIVEVIKKSTSKVIVTFMSYVEIKLLVAEMHNQNISGLQWIGSEAWITDDSLAVGEGQTDLIGSIGFSAPNSQIPGLGPFLQKVHPSQFPDSLFLRDFWEAVFDCSLSPQNLTHRRQCNGTEDLRDVQNQFTDVTEVRFINNVYKAVYAVAHAIHNLQTCQSSQGPFINGSCAIPREIQPWQVLHYLQRVNFTTPNGEHVSFDSNGDVPAQYDLINLQNIKKGTIEMATIGHYDGSMPEGQQFRMKNVNIVWGGGYKNVPVSVCSESCPPGTRKAVQKGKPVCCYDCLPCPVGEISNATDSTDCLKCSEEYWPNKRGDTCISKEIEYLSYSEIMGIIIATYAFLGVLFTMVTAMIFYCYKETPIVRANNSELSFLLLFSLTLCFLCSLTFIGQPTEWSCMLRHTAFGITFVLCISCVLGKTLVVLMAFRATLPGSNVMKWFGPLQQRLTVVCFTSVQALICTLWLVLTPPVPVKNMTYYKDRIILECNLGSTGAFWAVLGYIGLLAVLCFVLAFLARKLPDNFNEAKFITFSMLIFCAVWITFIPAYVSSPGKFTVAVEIFAILASSSGLLLCIFSPKCYVIIMKPEKNTKRHVMGKI; translated from the exons ATGGTTTGGACCTACACAACAGAGACTAAGCGTCCTTGCCTTCACTCTCATACAG AGCAAGACCCTGTAATGGAAACCTTTCAGGAGCCTCCAAGTATACACAAATGCAAAGA CTTTAATTTCAGAGAATTCAAGTTTGCTCAGACAGTCATCTTTGCAATAgaagaaataaaccaaaatCCTGACATTCTGTCAGGAATTTCTTTGGGATATAAGATTTATAACGACTGTGGCACCAATAACATACTCAGAGCTGCCATGACTCTAGTAAATGGTCATAGGAGCAAAATAACTACACAAACCTGCAGTGAACCAGATACAGTACAAGCTATTGTCGGACACTCTGGATCAGCACCAACTATAGCATTTGCAAGAGTAGTAGGGAGGTTTCAGATTCCAGTG ATAAGCCACTTTGCCACGTGTGCTTGTCTAAGCAACAGAAAAGCATTTCCCTCCTTTTTCAGAACTATCCCAAGTGATTACTATCAGAGCAGAGCACTGGCCCAGCTCGTCAAACATTTTGGCTGGACCTGGGTTGGGGCTATAAGTAATGGCAATGCCTATGGAATCAATGGAATGGCCAGTTTTATGGGGGCTGCTCACGAGGAAGGATTATGCATTGAATACTCTGAGGCTTTTGAAGAGACAGGGCCACGGAAGGAGCTCCTCAGGATAGTGGAGGTCATAAAGAAATCCACTTCTAAGGTGATAGTTACCTTCATGTCATATGTTGAAATCAAGCTGTTGGTGGCAGAGATGCACAACCAGAATATCTCAGGTCTGCAGTGGATTGGCAGCGAAGCATGGATTACAGATGACTCTCTTGCAGTCGGTGAAGGGCAAACTGACCTCATCGGATCTATAGGATTCTCAGCACCCAACTCCCAAATACCTGGACTTGGTCCGTTTTTACAGAAAGTGCACCCTTCACAGTTTCCGGACAGTTTATTTCTTAGAGATTTCTGGGAAGCTGTGTTTGACTGTTCCTTGAGTCCACAGAATTTAACTCACAGAAGGCAATGTAATGGAACCGAGGACCTCAGAGATGTGCAAAACCAGTTTACTGATGTCACAGAAGTCCGGTTCATCAACAATGTGTACAAGGCGGTGTATGCAGTTGCTCATGCTATACACAACCTGCAAACATGTCAGAGTAGCCAAGGCCCCTTTATTAATGGAAGTTGTGCAATACCAAGAGAAATACAGCCATGGCAG GTGTTACACTACCTGCAAAGAGTGAACTTCACAACACCAAATGGAGAACATGTGTCCTTTGATAGCAATGGTGATGTTCCTGCCCAATATGAcctaataaatctgcaaaatatCAAAAAGGGCACCATAGAAATGGCCACAATTGGCCACTATGATGGGTCAATGCCAGAAGGACAGCAATTCAGAATGAAGAATGTAAACATTGTTTGGGGAGGCggatataaaaat GTTCCTGTGTCAGTGTGCAGCGAGAGCTGTCCCCCAGGTACCAGGAAGGCAGTACAGAAAGGAAAACCTGTCTGCTGCTATGATTGTTTACCATGTCCAGTAGGAGAGATCAGTAATGCTACTG ATTCAACCGATTGTTTGAAGTGCTCAGAGGAGTATTGGCCAAACAAAAGAGGAGACACCTGCATCTCTAAAGAAATAGAATACTTATCATATAGTGAAATAATGGGAATAATTATTGCAACGTATGCCTTTTTAGGTGTCCTTTTCACTATGGTGACTGCTATGATTTTCTATTGTTACAAAGAAACTCCCATTGTCAGAGCCAATAACTCTGAACTCAGTTTCCTGCTTCTCTTCTCACtgactctgtgttttctttgctcTTTAACTTTCATTGGTCAGCCAACTGAATGGTCCTGTATGCTGCGTCACACTGCATTTGGGAtcacatttgtcctctgtatctcCTGTGTTCTGGGGAAAACTCTAGTTGTGTTAATGGCCTTCAGAGCTACACTTCCAGGAAGTAATGTCATGAAATGGTTTGGTCCTCTACAACAAAGACTCACTGTTGTCTGTTTTACATCTGTGCAGGCTCTGATATGCACACTGTGGCTGGTGTTAACACCTCCAGTTCCTGTTAAAAATATGACATATTACAAAGATAGAATCATTCTTGAATGTAACCTGGGTTCTACTGGGGCTTTTTGGGCCGTGTTGGGTTATATTGGCCTCCTGGCTGTCTTGTGCTTTGTTTTGGCTTTTCTGGCTCGTAAGCTGCCTGATAACTTTAATGAGGccaaattcatcacattcagcATGCTGATATTCTGTGCTGTCTGGATCACCTTTATCCCAGCTTATGTCAGCTCTCCTGGCAAGTTCACTGTAGCTGTGGAGATATTTGCCATTTTAGCATCTAGTTCAGGTTTAttgctttgtattttttcacCAAAGTGCTATGTAATTATAATGAAGCCAGAAAAGAACACCAAAAGACATGTCATGGGGAAGATATAA
- the LOC114768871 gene encoding extracellular calcium-sensing receptor-like — MALNKIILLLIAVSLSEPSSVNVSEPQCKLQGKPLHPQLWKHGDLIIGGIFSFHSGWTDRDFTFSSEPLPLQCTSLNYRAFQYAQSILYAIEEINNSTTLLPGLSLGFKIYDSCGSAAEAVRRAMVLCNGYEETASEEPCTDSFQVLAIIGESTSSQCMSIATSIGPFHIPQISHYATCACLSNKKRYPSFLRTIPSDFYQSRALAHLVRHFGWTWVGAIRTDDDYGNNGMATFIKVAQQLGICLEYSMPFLRNYPKEKLQRLIEQVQVSTSRVVVAFLSHLDLEVLVHAFAEHNLTGYQWVGTEGWIADSQVALLDSHHILVGAIGLAIPKAQVTGLWDFILDVAPLSSYGSEIFNEFWETMFNCKFPTNNESAGHTRCTGREDLSGVQSVFTDMSVMPILNNVYKAVYAVAHALHKVLNCGDTCANKRQPEPIKILEQLKKVRFRTKEGEEVYFDANGDPAAKYEIINWQPHKEGHIEFITVGLYDTSLPMNSQLTFNEHSIEWANYAKKVTVQNG; from the exons ATGGCTCTGAACAAAATCATTCTACTGCTCATAGCTGTTTCTCTTTCTGAGCCATCCTCTGTGAATGTAAGTGAACCTCAATGTAAGCTACAAGGAAAACCTCTTCATCCACAGCTGTGGAAGCATGGAGACCTCATCATTGGAGGAATCTTTTCTTTTCACAGTGGCTGGACAGATAGAGATTTTACATTCTCAAGTGAGCCTCTtccactgcagtgtaccag TCTTAATTACAGGGCATTCCAGTATGCTCAGTCAATACTGTATGCCATTGAGGAGATCAACAACAGTACTACTTTACTGCCTGGTCTTTCACTGGGCTTTAAAATCTATGACTCCTGCGGCTCAGCTGCTGAAGCTGTCAGGAGAGCGATGGTTTTATGTAATGGCTATGAGGAGACAGCATCTGAAGAACCATGCACAGATTCATTCCAGGTTTTGGCCATTATTGGAGAGTCAACCTCTTCTCAGTGCATGTCCATTGCAACCAGTATTGGACCTTTTCACATACCTCAG aTCAGTCACTATGCCACATGTGCTTGCCtaagtaacaaaaaaagataTCCATCATTTCTTAGGACTATTCCCAGTGACTTTTACCAGAGCAGAGCTTTGGCACATTTAGTAAGACATTTTGGCTGGACCTGGGTGGGGGCCATACGCACTGATGATGACTATGGGAACAATGGCATGGCCACATTTATAAAAGTTGCCCAGCAGCTGGGGATTTGTTTGGAGTACTCCATGCCCTTTTTAAGAAACTACCCAAAAGAAAAACTTCAGAGGCTTATTGAGCAAGTGCAGGTGTCTACATCACGGGTGGTGGTGGCTTTCCTATCTCATCTTGACTTAGAAGTTTTAGTGCATGCGTTTGCTGAGCATAACCTGACGGGGTACCAGTGGGTGGGCACAGAGGGATGGATTGCAGACTCTCAGGTTGCCTTGCTGGACAGTCACCACATATTAGTTGGAGCCATAGGGCTTGCTATTCCCAAAGCACAAGTGACAGGATTGTGGGATTTCATATTAGATGTAGCACCACTGAGCTCATATGGCAGTGAGATTTTCAATGAGTTTTGGGAAACGATGTTCAACTGTAAATTCCCCACCAACAATGAATCAGCAGGTCACACAAGGTGCACAGGAAGAGAGGATCTATCTGGTGTACAGAGTGTCTTTACTGACATGTCCGTGATGccaattttaaataatgtttataaGGCTGTATATGCTGTGGCACATGCCCTCCACAAGGTGCTGAACTGTGGTGATACGTGTGCTAACAAGAGACAACCAGAGCCAATCAAG attttggaaCAACTGAAAAAGGTGCGATTCAGGACCAAAGAGGGTGAGGAGGTGTATTTCGATGCGAATGGAGATCCAGCAGCCAAATATGAGATAATAAACTGGCAACCTCATAAAGAAGGACACATTGAGTTTATTACTGTGGGCCTCTATGACACATCCTTACCTATGAACAGTCAACTAACCTTTAATGAGCATTCAATTGAGTGGGCAAATTACGCAAAGAAGGTAACAGTTCAAAATGGTTAA
- the LOC114769585 gene encoding LOW QUALITY PROTEIN: extracellular calcium-sensing receptor-like (The sequence of the model RefSeq protein was modified relative to this genomic sequence to represent the inferred CDS: inserted 1 base in 1 codon), giving the protein MAFNKTIIMLMVVSLSSPSIVNVSEPQCRLQGKPLHPQLWKNGDIIIGGIFSFHSGWADREITFTTDPPPIRCKSLNFRIFQYAQAILYAVEEINNSTVLLPGLSLGFKIYDSCGSAAETVSRAMALCNDYEDRVSEAPCTDTSQVLAIIGETKSSASMAIASSIGPFHIPLISHYATCACLSDKTKYPSFLRTIPSDHFQSRALARLVGYFGWTWVGALRTDDDYGNNGMATFTKVAQQLGICLEYSLPFLRTYPKEKLQRLIEQVQISTSRVIVTFLSHLDLEVLLHAFTEHNLTGFQWVGTEAWIADSQVARMDSHHILGGAIGLAIPKAQVTGLWDFIMDVTPLNTYGSEIFAEFWETMFNCKFLIQNGTAGQIXVHGKVHSAVQSVFTDMSVMPILNNVYKAVYAVAHALHKVLNCGETCVNKGQPEPIKILDQLKKVRFRTKEGEEVYFDVNGDPAAKYEIINWQPNEEGQLEFVTVGLYDTSLPMKSQLTFNEHRIVWAKDAKEVPASLCSESCPPGTRKAARKGKPVCCYDCIPCGEGEISNETDSITCVQCHLEFWSNMQRNDCIRKETEYLSYKEIIGVLLTTVSVTGICVTFLIAVIFVKYKSTPIVKANNSELSFLLLFALILCFLCALTFIGQPSDWSCMLRHTAFGITFVLCISCVLGKTIVVLMAFRATLPGSNVMKWFGPTQQRLSVLPFTLIQVIICILWLTISPPFPYKNMQYYKDKIILECDLGSSVGFWAVLGYIGLLAVLCFVLAFLARKLPDNFNEAKFITFSMLIFCAVWITFIPAYVSSPGKFTVAVEIFAILASSFGLLFCIFIPKCYIILLKPEKNTKKHMMGKMPTKSL; this is encoded by the exons ATGGCTTTTAACAAAACCATCATAATGCTAATGGTGGTTTCACTTTCTAGTCCATCCATAGTAAATGTGAGTGAACCCCAGTGTAGACTACAAGGAAAGCCTCTTCATCCACAGCTATGGAAGAATGGAGACATCATTATTGGAGGGATCTTTTCTTTTCACAGCGGATGGGCAGACAGGGAGATCACGTTCACAACTGATCCTCCTCCAATTCGATGCAAAAG TCTTAATTTCAGGATTTTCCAGTATGCCCAAGCAATACTTTATGCAGTTGAGGAGATCAACAACAGCACCGTTTTGTTGCCAGGACTCTCACTGGGGTTTAAGATATATGATTCCTGTGGTTCCGCAGCTGAAACAGTAAGCAGGGCTATGGCTTTATGTAACGATTATGAGGACAGAGTCTCTGAAGCACCATGCACTGATACCTCACAGGTTTTGGCAATCATAGGAGAAACAAAATCTTCTGCGAGCATGGCAATTGCGTCCAGTATTGGGCCATTCCATATTCCACTG aTCAGTCACTACGCCACATGTGCATGCTTGAGTGACAAAACCAAATATCCATCGTTTCTCAGAACCATACCTAGTGATCACTTCCAGAGCAGAGCCCTTGCACGGTTAGTTGGCTATTTTGGCTGGACCTGGGTAGGTGCTCTACGAACGGATGATGACTATGGGAACAATGGCATGGCCACATTTACAAAGGTTGCTCAGCAGCTGGGGATTTGTTTGGAGTACTCTTTGCCCTTTTTAAGAACTTACCCCAAAGAGAAACTACAGAGGCTCATAGAGCAAGTGCAAATTTCTACATCACGAGTCATTGTGACTTTCCTCTCTCATTTGGATTTGGAAGTTTTATTACATGCTTTCACTGAGCATAACCTAACTGGGTTCCAGTGGGTGGGCACAGAGGCCTGGATTGCAGACTCTCAGGTTGCCAGAATGGACAGTCACCACATATTAGGTGGAGCAATAGGACTCGCTATTCCCAAAGCACAAGTGACAGGATTGTGGGACTTCATCATGGATGTAACCCCTCTGAACACATATGGTAGTGAGATTTTTGCAGAGTTTTGGGAAACCATGTTCAACTGTAAATTTCTCATTCAAAATGGAACAGCAGGACAAA AGGTGCACGGGAAGGTGCACTCTGCTGTACAGAGTGTCTTTACTGACATGTCCGTGATGccaattttaaataatgtttataaGGCTGTGTATGCTGTGGCACATGCCCTTCACAAGGTGCTGAACTGTGGTGAGACATGTGTTAACAAGGGACAACCTGAGCCCATTAAG ATTTTGGATCAACTGAAAAAGGTGCGATTCAGAACCAAAGAGGGTGAGGAGGTGTATTTTGATGTCAATGGGGATCCAGctgcaaaatatgaaataataaactGGCAACCAAATGAAGAAGGGCAACTTGAGTTTGTCACCGTGGGCCTTTATGACACTTCCTTACCTATGAAAAGTCAACTAACTTTTAATGAGCACAGAATTGTTTGGGCAAAAGATGCAAAAGAG GTACCGGCGTCATTGTGTAGTGAAAGTTGTCCCCCAGGCACAAGGAAAGCAGCTCGGAAAGGAAAGCCTGTCTGCTGCTATGACTGTATACCATGCGGAGAGGGGGAGATCAGTAATGAAacag ACTCTATCACCTGTGTGCAGTGTCACCTGGAATTCTGGTCCAACATGCAGAGGAATGACTGTATTAGGAAAGAGACCGAATACCTATCCTATAAAGAAATAATTGGAGTGTTGCTCACAACAGTTTCTGTCACCGGAATATGTGTGACATTTTTGATAGCAGTTATATTTGTAAAGTATAAAAGCACCCCAATTGTTAAGGCTAACAACTCTGAGCTCAGCTTTCTGTTACTCTTTGCCCtaatattgtgttttctttgtgcACTGACTTTTATTGGCCAGCCCTCTGACTGGTCCTGTATGCTGCGTCACACTGCATTTGGAAtcacatttgtcctctgtatctcCTGTGTTCTGGGGAAAACAATAGTTGTGTTAATGGCCTTCAGGGCTACACTTCCAGGCAGTAATGTCATGAAATGGTTTGGACCTACACAACAGAGACTCAGTGTCCTTCCCTTCACCCTCATACAGgttattatttgtatattgtggtTAACAATATCCCCCCCTTTCCCATACAAAAATATGCAATACTATAAAGACAAAATAATCCTGGAATGTGATTTGGGTTCATCAGTTGGGTTCTGGGCCGTGTTGGGTTATATTGGCCTCCTGGCTGTCTTGTGCTTTGTTTTGGCTTTTCTGGCTCGTAAGCTGCCTGATAACTTTAATGAGGccaaattcatcacattcagcATGCTGATATTCTGTGCTGTCTGGATCACCTTTATCCCAGCTTATGTCAGCTCTCCTGGCAAGTTCACTGTAGCTGTGGAGATTTTTGCAATTTTAGCCTCAAgttttggtttattgttttgtatttttattccgAAATGTTATATAATATTACTTAAACCAGAGAAAAACACCAAGAAGCACATGATGGGCAAAATGCCTACAAAATCGCTCTAA